From a region of the Panicum virgatum strain AP13 chromosome 2K, P.virgatum_v5, whole genome shotgun sequence genome:
- the LOC120695309 gene encoding uncharacterized protein LOC120695309, whose amino-acid sequence MPGQWMATFSVSSEFLTRTTTVSPCTARMVGPGVSPLMVTASLRTQSECLNWMDDADSSFTLEMRIVAPNCRGQWYELSKVVDADRINFKDFVDEVVETNPHGYGELVKVYYWALDTKVNIELCTDQDLLHMFEKHSVSKCCFVTFAYYKPSNGPPQIPLWDIGTTSKSVETSFTPSIGDPSLGEPSHSTHTQSDEPEILPNPHPMNEHVGVDDEVLYLDFGPSYQPQPPPNPKAYESSEDEICSDSDVSDESDDEMVSDRVPDGLPDLNYDKKNPPMAVGTLYSDMDAFKIALATHCAIGEHQYVIDKSDPGRYRVHCKFREELDCPWRIHASALKDGVTIKIKRNPHEHDCQAASRVGVCVGITQLWVCDKVLDWLKEDPNLRIKELTRRLKAEYKVTVPYRRMYKGKNLAMDKLFGHWGKSFENLFRLKAQIEESSPGSSFVIDHHTINNKIRFRRLFFALKPCVDGFLRACRPYLAVDSTFLNGRFRGQLCIACAVDGHNWMYPVAVGVIDSEDCDNWLWFMSRLRDVIGFPDGLCFHTDCGQTVMSGVSEVFPGVEHRECMYHLVQNFKKRYSGKVFDDHLWASSYSWSNYMFEKHYQAMADAKPEAMVYLHENHKKLWSRSQYRLGSKVDYVTNNLAESFNNWIKPEKAKNLDDLLDTIRQKILIKWNHRKRVAMKFTGKILPHIEKQLREKSFNLDIQVITSSPEGVAEVCAKGVNLAYRFVVDLELRSCTCRVWQGTGIPCKHAIAYITSIPGARLEDFVSDYYSVHNFKLAYQGSIPCIPDKSMWPTSNHGFFMHPPLLRATAGGRRKNRMKGTFEGGSSQKDRRHQCPICYQKGHHWETCKNGKPEDIAAMIAER is encoded by the exons ATGCCGGGCCAGTGGATGGCCACGTTCTCCGTCAGCAGCGAGTTCTTGACCCGGACCACCACGGTGTCGCCCTGCACGGCGCGGATGGTCGGGCCGGGGGTCTCGCCGTTGATGGTGACGGCGAGCTTGCGCACGCAGTCCGAGTGCTTGAACTG GATGGACGACGCAGACAGTAGCTTCACGTTAGAAATGCGGATTGTTGCTCCAAACTGTCGTGGTCAGTGGTATGAACTGAGCAAAGTTGTAGATGCTGACCGCATTAATTTCAAAGACTTCGTTGATGAAGTTGTGGAGACCAATCCTCATGGTTACGGCGAGTTAGTGAAAGTTTACTATTGGGCCTTGGATACAAAGGTCAACATCGAGTTGTGCACTGACCAAGACTTGCTTCACATGTTTGAAAAACATAGTGTTTCCAAATGTTGCTTCGTTACCTTTGCATATTACAAGCCAAGTAATGGTCCCCCTCAGATTCCACTTTGGGACATTGGTACTACTTCCAAGTCTGTTGAAACCTCATTCACCCCTTCAATTGGTGATCCAAGCTTAGGAGAGCCAAGCCACAGCACACATACTCAGTCTGATGAACCTGAAATCCTGCCTAACCCACACCCAATGAATGAGCATGTTGGTGTTGATGATGAGGTGTTATACCTTGACTTTGGTCCCAGCTACCAACCACAACCACCCCCAAATCCTAAAGCTTATGAGAGTTCTGAGGATGAAATCTGTTCTGATTCAGATGTGAGTGATGAGTCTGATGATGAGATGGTTTCAGATAGGGTCCCTGATGGTTTGCCTGATCTTAATTATGATAAGAAAAATCCACCTATGGCTGTAGGAACTTTGTATTCAGATATGGATGCCTTTAAGATTGCTTTAGCTACTCATTGTGCTATTGGAGAGCACCAGTATGTAATTGACAAGAGTGATCCAGGGAGGTATAGGGTGCACTGCAAGTTCAGAGAGGAGCTGGACTGTCCATGGAGAATTCATGCCTCAGCTCTGAAGGATGGTGTGACAATTAAG ATCAAAAGGAACCCACATGAACATGATTGTCAGGCTGCTAGTAGGGTTGGAGTGTGTGTTGGGATCACTCAGTTATGGGTTTGTGATAAAGTGCTGGACTGGTTGAAGGAAGATCCCAACCTTAGAATTAAAGAGCTGACAAGGAGGTTGAAGGCTGAGTACAAAGTAACTGTGCCATACAGGAGAATGTACAAAGGTAAAAATCTAGCCATGGACAAGCTTTTTGGGCATTGGGGTAAAAGTTTTGAGAATTTGTTTAGGCTTAAGGCCCAGATAGAGGAATCTAGTCCTGGTTCATCTTTTGTCATTGATCACCACACCATAAACAATAAGATCAGGTTCAGAAGACTATTCTTTGCACTCAAACCATGTGTAGATGGATTCCTTAGAGCATGCAGACCATATCTTGCAGTAGATAGTACTTTTTTGAATGGAAGGTTCAGAGGGCAGTTGTGTATAGCCTGTGCAGTTGATGGACATAATTGGATGTATCCAGTTGCAGTGGGGGTAATTGATTCAGAGGACTGTGATAATTGGCTGTGGTTTATGAGTAGGTTGAGAGATGTAATTGGATTCCCAGATGGACTTTGTTTCCATACAGACTGTGGTCAGACAGTCATGAGTGGGGTTTCTGAAGTTTTTCCTGGTGTTGAACATAGGGAGTGCATGTACCACTTAGtacaaaatttcaagaaaagatactctGGCAAGGTGTTTGATGACCACTTATGGGCTTCTTCATATTCATGGAGCAACTACATGTTTGAGAAGCATTACCAGGCAATGGCTGATGCCAAGCCTGAGGCAATGGTGTATCTGCATGAGAACCACAAGAAGCTGTGGTCTAGGAGCCAATACAGGTTGGGCTCCAAAGTGGACTATGTGACCAACAATCTGGCCGAGTCATTCAACAATTGGATCAAGCCTGAGAAGGCAAAGAACCTAGATGACTTGCTGGACACAATAAGGCAGAAGATATTGATCAAATGGAACCATAGGAAGAGGGTGGCCATGAAGTTTACTGGAAAGATTCTGCCTCACATTGagaagcagctgagggaaaaaAGTTTCAATTTGGATATTCAAGTGATAACATCTTCTCCTGAAGGTGTGGCAGAGGTATGTGCAAAGGGAGTCAATCTAGCCTATAGATTTGTGGTCGATTTGGAACTGAGAAGCTGCACCTGTAGGGTTTGGCAAGGCACAGGAATCCCTTGCAAACATGCAATTGCTTACATCACTTCCATCCCTGGTGCCAGACTGGAAGATTTTGTGTCTGACTACTACTCTGTCCATAATTTTAAGCTTGCATATCAAGGTTCCATCCCTTGCATTCCAGACAAGAGCATGTGGCCCACATCCAACCATGGATTCTTCATGCACCCTCCACTACTTAGGGCAACagcaggaggaagaaggaagaataGGATGAAAGGGACTTTTGAAGGTGGTAGCAGCCAGAAGGATAGAAGGCATCAGTGCCCAATATGCTATCAGAAAGGGCATCATTGGGAAACCTGCAAGAATGGGAAGCCTGAAGACATAGCTGCAATGATAGCTGAAAGATGA
- the LOC120677559 gene encoding CRM-domain containing factor CFM3, chloroplastic/mitochondrial-like has translation MALLLPPPALSPKPPFPSAPRSARPPRVRCTRITTDTASVSSPPPAWASSPSTSPAASDGAVGGKGKKKRRPHKPSFEEQALRRWSARAPSPRASVPWEQPQQQSPPPPPLRADRERGSSATLRSIVDYLAGGSSADDSEREEKGAGDTAAVRAEAARDKDDGPHFRPSYLLGNKPVSAPWMHGEESTNEQWVSSSVAEGEEGVGMDDISDDELGSVEGDDEELDLGDELLNGSSEEEWYEDYAVPTANSSYGMDLVVDRGYNVGGSDRSMRPGSVNSIVKTLRSSMEESSPNVTIEQSNAEEFVQKLGPVLLPWEREEEDDEAFGGGKAGRRSNTELAERTIPEHELRRLRDAALRMKERIKVGPGGVTQDIVENIHRKWRVDEVVKMRFEGPPSLNMKRTHDLLEDRTGGIVIWRSGRSVVLYRGMNYNLQCVQSYAKFTEIDSDKDVADANSAVPIHGGHNSHKSRADGVKRSTSTGDFSLELEATQAFDIDAFLDQLGPRYKDWSGRSPIPVDADLLPGVVPGYKPPFRLLPYKIKSTLRDKEMTALRRLARQTAPHFALGRNREHQGLAAAMVKLWEKSAIAKIAIKRGVPNTCNDRMAEEIKKLTGGVLVSRNKEYIIFYRGNDFITPKVRQVLVEKQEQSIIQQDEEELARLKASASITSIPNELKGPLVAGTLAETTEAKSRWGDSLNDKQREEDMKRLALMKHTSLLNNLKRKLILAKTKVAKAERALAKVQEFLSPAELPTDLETVTDEERFLFRRIGLKMRAFLMLGRREVFDGTVQNMHLHWKHRELVKIIVRGKSFAQVKHIAISLEAESEGVLISLDKTTKGYAIIFYRGKNYRRPQIMKPRNLLTRRQALARSIELQRREALKHHISSLQNKIWKLNTQLVQMKAAKEKEDSKLLQTVEDDLSSDDDDVEDEGEEAYLQTYSSDEEEDADDDSNEYL, from the exons ATGGCGCTGCTGTTGCCACCTCCCGCCCTCTCGCCCAAGCCCCCCTTCCCCTCCGCTCCCCGATCAGCTAGGCCGCCCCGCGTAAGATGCACCAGGATCACCACCGACACCGCAAGCGTGTCCTCCCCTCCTCCGGCCTGGGCGTCTTCTccctcgacctcgccggcggcgtcggacGGCGCTGTTGGAGGGAAGGgtaagaagaagaggaggccccACAAGCCGAGCTTCGAGGAGCAGGCCCTCCGACGCTGGTCCGCCAGGGCGCCCTCCCCGCGTGCCTCCGTGCCCTGGGAGCAGCCTCAGCAGcagtcgccgcctccgccgccgctccgggcTGACAGGGAAAGAGGCTCAAGCGCGACGTTGCGGTCCATCGTGGACTACTTAGCTGGCGGCTCCTCCGCCGATGACAGCGAGCGAGAAGAGAAAGGGGCGGGCGACACCGCCGCGGTCCGGGCGGAAGCGGCGCGGGACAAGGACGATGGACCACATTTCCGGCCGAGCTATCTGCTTGGGAACAAGCCGGTCTCCGCGCCGTGGATGCACGGTGAAGAATCAACCAATGAACAGTGGGTTTCCAGTTCGGTGGCCGAAGGGGAGGAAGGGGTGGGCATGGATGACATTTCTGATGATGAACTGGGCTCGGTGGAAGGAGATGATGAGGAACTGGACCTTGGTGATGAGCTCCTTAACGGGAGTTCAGAAGAGGAATGGTATGAGGATTATGCCGTACCGACTGCGAATTCTTCCTATGGGATGGATTTGGTAGTGGACAGAGGTTATAATGTTGGTGGGTCTGATAGGAGTATGAGGCCGGGTAGCGTAAACAGCATTGTTAAAACCTTGAGGAGTTCAATGGAGGAAAGTAGTCCAAATGTCACAATTGAACAGTCTAATGCGGAAGAATTTGTCCAGAAGCTGGGCCCTGTGCTCCTACCATGggaaagggaggaggaagatgatgagGCGTTCGGTGGTGGCAAGGCGGGGAGGCGCAGCAACACTGAGCTGGCAGAGAGGACTATCCCAGAGCACGAGCTGCGGAGGCTCAGGGATGCGGCATTGAGGATGAAGGAGAGGATAAAGGTTGGACCAGGAGGGGTTACTCAGGACATTGTGGAGAACATCCACAGGAAATGGAGAGTGGATGAGGTGGTTAAGATGAGGTTTGAAGGCCCTCCGAGCCTGAACATGAAGAGAACTCATGATTTACTAGAG GATAGGACTGGAGGAATTGTTATCTGGAGGTCAGGGAGATCAGTTGTGTTGTATAGGGGAATGAACTACAACCTTCAATGTGTGCAGTCATAtgcgaaatttacagaaattgaTTCTGATAAGGACGTTGCTGATGCTAATAGTGCTGTACCGATCCATGGAGGTCACAACTCGCATAAGTCAAGGGCAGATGGTGTGAAGCGATCAACATCTACAGGCGATTTCTCTCTAGAACTAGAAGCCACACAGGCATTTGATATTGATGCCTTCTTGGATCAGTTGGGACCACGGTACAAGGATTGGTCTGGTCGCAGCCCTATCCCTGTTGATGCTGACTTGCTTCCCGGTGTAGTACCTGGCTACAAACCACCATTTAGACTACTTCCCTACAAGATTAAGAGCACTTTAAGAGATAAAGAAATGACAGCTCTACGGAGGCTTGCAAGGCAAACTGCTCCTCATTTCGCTCTAG GGAGAAACAGAGAGCACCAAGGCTTAGCTGCTGCTATGGTTAAATTATGGGAGAAAAGTGCTATTGCAAAGATTGCCATTAAGAGAGGGGTCCCAAATACATGCAATGACAGAATGGCGGAAGAAATCAAG AAATTGACAGGAGGAGTGCTCGTGTCGAGGAATAAGGAATACATCATTTTCTACAGGGGCAATGATTTCATAACACCTAAAGTAAGGCAGGTCTTGGTGGAGAAGCAAGAACAATCCATTATTCAACAGGATGAGGAAGAGCTGGCTCGGCTTAAAGCATCAGCCTCAATTACAAGCATCCCCAATGAATTGAAGGGCCCTCTAGTTGCTGGCACTCTTGCAGAAACCACAGAAGCAAAATCTCGATGGGGAGACTCGCTTAATGACAAGCAGAGGGAAGAGGACATGAAGCGTTTGGCTTTGATGAAGCACACCTCTCTTTTGAATAACTTAAAGAGAAAACTGATTTTA GCAAAAACAAAAGTTGCAAAAGCAGAGAGGGCTTTAGCAAAAGTTCAGGAATTTCTCTCTCCGGCAGAGCTTCCAACTGATCTGGAAACAGTTACAGATGAGGAGCGTTTCCTATTTCGCAGAATCGGCCTCAAAATGAGGGCATTTTTGATGCTTG GCAGACGAGAAGTCTTTGATGGAACTGTGCAAAACATGCACTTGCATTGGAAGCATAGAGAATTGGTTAAAATTATTGTGAGGGGAAAGAGCTTCGCACAAGTGAAACATATTGCAATCTCTCTAGAAGCTGAGAGTGAAGGTGTTCTTATTTCACTTGACAAGACAACTAAAGGATATGCAATCATTTTCTACCGGGGTAAAAACTACAGGCGCCCCCAAATCATGAAGCCTAGGAATCTATTAACAAGGAGACAAGCACTGGCGCGCTCTATAGAGCTCCAAAGGCGGGAG GCGTTAAAGCATCATATCTCAAGTCTGCAAAACAAGATCTGGAAATTGAATACACAACTT GTACAGATGAAGGCGGCCAAGGAAAAAGAGGATTCAAAGCTACTTCAAACAGTTGAGGATGATCTGTCatcagatgatgatgatgtagaG GATGAAGGGGAGGAGGCCTATTTACAAACTTACAGCAGCGACGAAGAAGAGGATGCGGATGATGATTCCAATGAATATCTTTGA